A portion of the Chelonia mydas isolate rCheMyd1 chromosome 23, rCheMyd1.pri.v2, whole genome shotgun sequence genome contains these proteins:
- the POLR1G gene encoding DNA-directed RNA polymerase I subunit RPA34, whose translation MERVALGELPRFQCPPDFSPSPFAPGTPFAPEELRGPSKELWLIRAPADFSPDSLDGCAVPLVGFQTLKTKFGGTQRVFDIHSTLGELGSPSLLASSTHSGQLCCAASFHGCMRICERFGDPSSRSPGQAVAARPPLQVPEGLRQRFLPFGGSPKQRCPEAASSMPATDVLGSARKKKKKKRVKEEPVELLVSIKQEPPEEPWGWGSGDPGPEPLGGEDDGLRGAEGPTLGHLSPKHKKKKKKHKYEALEGAVWLGKAELLDPSSIKQEPACSQE comes from the exons ATGGAGCGGGTGGCGCTGGGGG AGCTGCCGCGGTTCCAGTGCCCCCCGGATTTCTCCCCGAGCCCCTTCGCCCCCGGGACGCCCTTCGCCCCCGAGGAGCTGCGGGGCCCCTCCAAGGAGCTGTGGCTGATCCGAGCGCCGGCTGATTTCAGCCCGGACAG CCTGGATGGCTGCGCTGTGCCCCTGGTCGGGTTCCAGACGCTGAAGACAAAGTTTGGTGGGACACAGCGAGTCTTTGACATCCACAGTACCTTGGGGGAGCTGGGCAGTCCCTCCCTGCTAGCGTCCTCCACCCATTCTGGCCAGCTCTGCTGCGCAGCCTCCTTCCACGGCTGCATGCGCATCTGCGAGAGATTTGGGgatcccagcagcaggagccctggcCAGGCTGTCGCAGCCAGGCCTCCCCTCCAGGTCCCAGAAGGCCTCCGGCAGCGTTTCCTGCCCTTTGGGGGCAGCCCAAAGCAACGATGCCCAGAGGCAGCCTCATCCATGCCAGCGACAGATGTGCTGGGGTCTgccaggaagaagaagaagaagaagagagtgAAAGAGGAGCCTGTGGAGCTGCTGGTGTCGATAAAGCAGGAGCCTCCCgaggagccctggggctgggggagtggtGATCCTGGCCCTGAACCCCTCGGAGGGGAGGATGATGGCttgaggggggcagaggggcccacTCTGGGGCATCTGAGCCCCaagcacaagaagaagaaaaagaagcacaAATACGAGGCTTTGGAGGGGGCAGTCTGGCTAGGCAAGGCCGAGCTGCTGGACCCCAGCTCCATAAAGCAGGAGCCTGCGTGCTCCCAGGAGTGA
- the ERCC1 gene encoding DNA excision repair protein ERCC-1 translates to MEPTEAAQAPEGRKRFTVQSQDPEHTMVRPLFKSSCSAAEPRAPALPGATSYAEYVVTQVSVSSASMPVSPPARVTAASSGSRAGAASGMLPPGSEASTVPPAASGDSDPSPMLKPGAKSNCIIVSARQRGNPILKFVRNVPWEFGEIIPDYVLGQSTCALFLSLRYHNLNPKYIHERLQLLGKTYAVQVLLVQVDVKDPHQSLKELAKLCILADCTLILAWSPEEAGRYLETYKAYEQKPADLLKEKVDQDFLSIVTDCLTSVKSVNKTDTLSLLSTFGSLANIAQASKEDLSLCPGIGPQKAKRLFDTLHEPFLKIPK, encoded by the exons ATGGAGCCCACGGAAGCAGCCCAGGCCCCTGAGGGGAGGAAGAGATTCACCGTGCAGTCACAGGACCCTGAACATACCATG GTGAGACCCCTCTTCAAATCTTCTTGCTCTGCAGCAGAGCCcagggcccctgccctgcctggggccACCTCCTATGCTGAATACGTCGTCACACAGGTCTCTGTGTCCTCGGCCTCCATGCCAGTCTCCCCGCCTGCCAGGGTGACAGCTGCATCATCGGGGTCCAGAGCAGGAGCTGCCTCAGGAATGCTCCCTCCAGGCAGTGAGGCCAGCACTGTACCCCCTGCTGCCAGTGGGGACTCAGACCCCAGTCCCATGCTGAAACCGGGGGCCAAGAGCAACTGCATCATCGTCAGCGCTCGCCAG CGGGGGAACCCCATCCTGAAATTTGTGCGCAACGTTCCCTGGGAGTTTGGCGAGATCATCCCTGACTATGTGCTGGGCCAGAGCACATGTGCCCTCTTcctgag CCTGCGGTACCACAACCTGAACCCCAAATACATCCATGAGCGGCTGCAGCTCCTGGGGAAGACGTACGCAGTGCAGGTGCTGCTGGTGCAGGTCGATGTG AAGGACCCACACCAGTCACTGAAGGAACTGGCCAAGCTGTGCATCCTGGCCGACTGCACCCTCATCCTGGCCTGGAG CCCCGAAGAGGCCGGTCGCTACCTGGAAACGTACAAAGCCTACGAGCAGAAACCAGCTGACCTGCTCAAGGAGAAGGTGGATCAGGACTTCCTGTCCATA GTGACAGATTGTCTGACCAGCGTGAAGTCAGTTAACAAGACGGACACACTGAGCCTTCTCTCAACGTTTGGG TCTCTGGCGAACATTGCACAAGCATCCAAGGAGGATCTCTCCCTCTGCCCAGGCATCGGGCCCCAGAAG GCCAAGAGGCTCTTTGACACCCTCCACGAGCCCTTTCTGAAGATACCCAAATGA
- the LOC102940703 gene encoding CLOCK-interacting pacemaker: MPAEKPPDTERSCQPLMERGMALGSTAAVTTGSKGRTGMLEKTAVGGEGTRKSPGSHPPASESEKDSGFSDTSSESLSTLDHAEAEEPSICASHWATNGPRLRTAPHLDSTFTRFTPLYVVKNVILKQPLGASSSTQLLTWSGQDPPDSVQGQARLIFLPQPVATATLKPLLPGRKPQAKDTYLPILNAYPKIAPHPGHSQDNEAAAGPPPRSGSAGPAKSKRFCLEEAWVSSSELDAPTSSGLQEEQCPGGALQVLSAGSSEPLSQNTVTSSTELARPAPSSIAAQGSTALLDLAEGRILAKASKKLGSSLGKQRRFHNTVEILRKSGLLGVTLRTKELIRQNSSTQREIAELREHARLFCEAMQSNNSQTWARLQAAMSLSASYWAQRGTGPDTPAKAVTPPTDFSGESLPGSPMSLVLTPDLSAHTALP, encoded by the exons ATGCCTGCGGAGAAGCCCCCCGACACAGAGAGGTCGTGTCAGCCCCTCATGGAGAGAGGCATGGCATTGGGGAGTACAGCAGCAGTGACCACCGGCTCCAAGGGGCGCACCGGGATGTTGGAGAAGACAGCTGTGGGGGGCGAGGGCACCAGGAAGTCCCCGGGTTCCCACCCACCAGCCAGCGAGTCGGAGAAGGATTCTGGCTTCTCAG ACACAAGTTCAGAGTCCCTGAGCACGCTGGATCACGCCGAAGCAGAGGAGCCGTCCATCTGTGCCTCACACTGGGCGACCAATGGGCCCAGGCTGCGGACGGCGCCGCATCTCGACAGCACGTTCACCAGATTCACCCCTCTTTACGTTGTCAAAAACGTTATCCTGAAACAG CCCCTGGGAGCTTCCTCCAGCACCCAGCTTCTGACCTGGAGTGGCCAAGACCCCCCAGACAGTGTGCAGGGCCAGGCCCGGCTCATCTTCCTCCCGCAGCCGGTGGCTACGGCCACGCTGAAGCCGCTGCTGCCTGGCCGGAAGCCACAGGCCAAGGACACCTACCTGCCCATTCTCAACGCCTACCCCAAGATCGCCCCACACCCAGGCCACAGCCAGGACAATGAGGCTGCGGCTGGGCCCCCGCCCCGAAGTGGCAGTGCTGGCCCTGCCAAGAGCAAGCGCTTCTGCCTGGAGGAGGCTTGGGTGTCGTCCTCTGAGTTGGACGCCCCCACCAGCAGCGGGCTGCAGGAGGAACAGTGCCCAGGGGGTGCCCTGCAGGTgctctctgctggcagctcagagcCACTGTCCCAGAACACTGTCACCTCATCCACAGAGCTGGCTCGGCCGGCACCCAGCTCCATCGCAGCCCAGGGGAGCACAGCACTCCTGGACCTGGCTGAGGGCAGGATCCTGGCCAAGGCCTCCAAGAAGCTGGGCTCGAGCCTCGGGAAGCAGCGGCGCTTCCACAACACAGTGGAGATCCTGAGGAAGTCTGGGCTGCTGGGTGTCACCCTGCGGACCAAGGAGCTGATCCGGCAGAACAGCAGCACCCAGCGGGAGATCGCAGAGCTGCGGGAGCATGCCCGGCTCTTCTGCGAGGCCATGCAGAGCAACAACTCTCAGACCTGGGCCCGGCTCCAGGCAGCCATGAGCCTGTCTGCCTCCTACTGGGCCCAGAGAGGCACAGGCCCCGACACGCCTGCCAAGGCGGTCACTCcccccacagacttcagtggggagtccctgcctggctcccccaTGAGCCTGGTGCTCACTCCGGACCTGTCAGCACACACGGCCCTGCCTTAG